DNA from Platichthys flesus chromosome 20, fPlaFle2.1, whole genome shotgun sequence:
GACTGACTGACTCCTTATCCTCTAAAAGACTTAATTTTATAAATCTGCTTTTACTGGGCTTGGGATCTGAACCTTTAAGTAACCTTATATTCCTAAACCCTTTTATATAATGTCATTCTTGCAGCCACGAGATTACTTCTTTTTATTTAGCTTCTTTTGGGtacattattgtcattattattattattatttcctcaTACATCAAACAACGCTACAAAAGTCATAGTGTCTTCCCTCTTATTTCACATTCAATCTTAATCTTTAACTGAACTCATTTTCAAAAGCAGCAgcaaaaaatgtacaaaagcAATGTAACTTCCAAACTGACTATCCATTGATGCATTTTCTGCGTTGTcaaatgtatatgtatatattttaattcTTCTCTGTACAGAAATTTCAACATTAAATCTAGaaattgaaatgttgaaatcaaACTGTTCTCTTCTCTCTATAAATACCACATTAGGCAACAACTCCACTACACGtccaagaagaccaaagagaagaagcagatgGAACCACAGACTCCACAGGGCCCGAACAACCTCACCCAACAATGGACCATGACAAAATAATGGCTTACAACAACCACCACCAACAGCGGCTCAAAAAATAAGTGTCATATGGACATGATAATGTATTTGGGCGTCAGCTTCATCACCGAGTATAACATCACTGTAAATGACACACAGGGAGTCGTCTCTGATTTTCTGCAGACAGCCCTAGAGATTCACCAGCGTTACATTATCGGCCTCGTCCTCTCCTGCATTTACGCCATTTTCCTCTGCCCCGTCGGCTTCATCGGGAACATCCTCATCTTAGTCGTCAACCTGGAACACAGGGGCCGCATGACAGCCCCGGACCTCTACTTTGTGAACCTGGCCGTGGCCGACCTCTTCCTCGTGGCCGACTCTCTGATCGAGGTGTTCAACCTGAAGAAGGGCTACTATGACAAGCCCGGCCTCTGCACCTTCATGAACCTGTTCCAGCAGGTTAACATGTACAGCAGTGTCTTCTTCTTGACCTGGATGAGCTTTGATCGGTTCGTGGCACTGACCAGCAGGGTGGGTCGCAGCATGGCGCACGCGCGCCTCAGCTGCTGCTTCGTCTGggtgtcctcctccctgctcaccCTGCTGCCTTTCGTCATAGCTCAAGCTCAGCACGCCGGAGAACTCGCTTTCTGTTTCGCTAATGTGGCCCAGGTCCAGTGGCTGGAGATGATGCTGGGTTTCCTTCTGCCTTTCTGCACCCTGGGCCTGTGCTACTGGAGAATAGCAAAGGTTCTCTGGCGCAGCCAGAAAGACCAAAGAGGGCGACAGCGGAGGCCTCGCAGGCAGAAAGCCCTGCAGATGATCTCGGCGGCGGTGTTagtcttcttcctctgctggcTCCCAGAGAACGTCTTCATATGCGTCCACCTGCTGAGAGGGGGCACAAGCGGGGACATGCTCTGGCAGGACTACCCGCTGACGGGTCACACTGTCAGGCTGGCGGCCTTCTCTAACAGCTGCCTGAATCCGCTCATCTACAGCTTCCTCGGGGAGACGTTCCAGGATAAAATGAGAGTTTTCCTCCAGCAGAAGAGCAAATGGGTCAAGCTGCAAAGGTCCCCCACAGAAAGGTCCACCTATGCTCCCTCTGCAAACGACTGCGGCCATGCAGCGTGTGACCGACCACGCCAGTCAATCAGCTCTGACCTCTTCTCACAAACTGTTATAAACTGTCCCTTCAAATCAAAACCAGCTGCACATGGTAGCCTCACAGACATTTGTGCTGAGTTCAAAGACATTAAGTGATGGATATTGTACAAAGAAGAAAACGAGCAACGGGGTGGTCAACTATAATGCACAAAATCTAACATTTCTTTTGATTGAAAAGATTCACTTGagttcttttctatttttttttaaatcgtatTTATAAGTTTCCATCAGATTTCATCCTTCATGACTTTTTTACCAGGAGCTGAATTGTTGACAGAGATTTTCTCCTCTCCAAAACCACCCGACCAGAGAATTAAAACCAGTAAAAACACTTGAAAGCTACACATGAAAATTCTGTTTCTTCTGCAGTCTGGGGTGGTAAGGTTATAAAAAGTGACTTTAAGAAGCAGTCgtctggaatttttttttcaattcaggCTGTTACTTGTGGAACGAAGCACAACCAGATAATTCCGCTTTGAAATCTGGTATCAGTTTTTACATGGTGTCTTGTCAAATGAAAACTTAGATCTCCGATTTTAACATTTATCTCTTTTGTCATtagaatggaaataaaaaaccttATGCACTGAACAACTGCTTTAAATGATGTTTTCCAAAGATCTTGGCTCCTAGTTTTAAACAATTGCAAACTTTTATGGTAAATATTCAGTTATCAGCAcatgtaaattgtttttttttatgaaggaTCAAAAATCAGCTGTCCCAGGTCAGCtgacccctcacacacacatttacaggaCACATCTTCAGCAGTTAACCTTCTTACCTGTGCTTCCTCGGCCGCtcgtttctttttgtgtttcttctccttcttctgttttttctcgTCTGTGATGGTTTCCTGGGGAATCTCTTCAGGAGCCTCCTGGGTGAAGTAAACACGTTCAGTATTTTGTGAGTCCTTTCACGTTGTGTCGTCTAAACACACGTACAAGAGACTGTGCCACTCACCTCTacctccttcttttttcttcttttccccttCTGTTTTTTCTCATCTGTGATGGTTTCCTGAGGAATCTCTTCCGGAGCCTCCTGGGTGAAGTAAACACGTTCAGTATTTTGTGAGTCCTTACGGTTTGTGTCGTCTAACACAAGTACAAGACACTGTGCCACTCACCTCTACcttgttctttcttcttttcctctttaccTCAACATCCATTGTGTCTTCTATATTTACATCGACCTCATTTAaactcagcttcttcttcttcttcttctgttttttctcaTCTGTGATGGTTTCCTGAGGAATCTCTTCTGGAGCCTCCTGGGTGAAATAAACACGTTCAGTATTTTGTGAGTCCTTTCAGGTTGTGTCGTCTAAACACACGTACAAAAGACTGTGCCACTCACCTCTacctccttctttcttcttttcccctTTACCTCAACATCCATTGTGTCTTCTATATTTACGGTAACCTCATTTGAacccagcttcttcttcttcttggaaaGATCTGAGGCTGATTTCAGAGATTTATCTTTGGCCATGATCCGATTTACTgcaacaaactaaaaaaacatttgcatttttagAAAGAACAGGAACATATTCATTCAGATAAATAGTAATCGTGTAGGAAGTAATAGATGCACAGATCATGAGCCGTAGAGACAGACACCTGTTTGTAGTAAACGTCACATGACCCTAACACTGAGAAATAGATGAACACACTCAAGTAGAACTGTGGAAGAATGTCTAAATGGGCTGCGTTTATTCTGACGACCTGTGCAACTGATCAGGACAAGATAAAGACAAACGCTTAATGTCTTATGGTAAAAGTTGTTAAAAGCTTTTAGATCCAAAGATAATTGTATCATATTgatcttttattaaatatacaGCTGTAAAAACTTACTTGAAATGCGACAGGGACGTGTTAGCCTCCCGACAGACCACCAAACAAGCATGGGAACTCAAACGGGAAGTGAAGTCGCCGAGGTGACGCGTGATTGGACGAATATCTGTCCGTGCTGTTTGATTGGTGGATGGCAGTGAGGGATTCAAGGACCCTAGGATATATGATGCCTTTCAAATCTAAAGCTGAGTGAAATTTCCTAAATTATGAGCATTCATGTATttctattaaattattaaaattgaacaaattatgataatttatttatttctattaaaTTGCTTAAGTTACGGGGATTTGGAATCAATGTAATGTAGGATCTTATGTTATTATCATAAAATGGATATTATctactaaaagaaaaaacattatatattttaaggGTCAAAATCTATTCAATGACAGCAATAGTGCATTTACTAACTCTGATGAGAAGTTCTATTATCTACATTTCCATAACAAGCTCCGTCTGCTTATGAATATAGTGTTGTACGATCAAAACTAAAGAGTAGCAACTTGGGCtgcaaataattattattttaaatgttatattaatgTGCTAATTGTTTTCGAGGCACCTAAATAGGTTGAGAGAAATGTTGCAGTGAAAGACGTctgattgttttgttatttagtttgtctgcatattattaaaataatagcataaaatgaaaaatcttcCAGAATACGTagattttcaccactttctaattttctgaaaattttggtaagaatttgagcatgttgtAGCCctaaaaagccaattcatttgcctgaataataataaaaatccttacaatgtcaatagggcctcactgtctgtcagtgcctcaCAGTGGTTGGGCCCTAATGATGAGGTAATTAACATATGAGCGTAAAACATCCAAATCTATACGTGACGTCATATCCCTCGTCTACGTTTTAGCGGAACGTTCCCAGGCAGCGTTCCGCGGATGCACCGGAGTGAAATAGCGGTTGCACACCGCCGTGTTACATGACCTAACCAAAGAGTGTTTGGTAAGAAAACTTCCAGATTCAATGACCTGAGGATCGTGTGCCGTAAGATGGTCATTCGCTCGAGATGTCTTCAACAGCAGGACGAGTTCTCTCCGGTGTGACACGCGTCTTTCTCAGCCACAGTTCCGGTGTGAGGTGAGTGTCGGTgggtggaggatggagagacagaaagcgTGTTGACTGTGTGGCTCAATGACAGTGTTTTTAACCTCATAGGCCACAGCGTGTAAACTGCGGTTGGACTCAGATTTAATGTATTGATTTATTAACTAGTTATCGGCCTGTTACAGCTTGAAGAGAAGCTGCCTTTCTGACGAGCCGCTTTACGAACCAGGACCTGATTTAACCTCTAACTCA
Protein-coding regions in this window:
- the LOC133975896 gene encoding G-protein coupled estrogen receptor 1-like, producing MDMIMYLGVSFITEYNITVNDTQGVVSDFLQTALEIHQRYIIGLVLSCIYAIFLCPVGFIGNILILVVNLEHRGRMTAPDLYFVNLAVADLFLVADSLIEVFNLKKGYYDKPGLCTFMNLFQQVNMYSSVFFLTWMSFDRFVALTSRVGRSMAHARLSCCFVWVSSSLLTLLPFVIAQAQHAGELAFCFANVAQVQWLEMMLGFLLPFCTLGLCYWRIAKVLWRSQKDQRGRQRRPRRQKALQMISAAVLVFFLCWLPENVFICVHLLRGGTSGDMLWQDYPLTGHTVRLAAFSNSCLNPLIYSFLGETFQDKMRVFLQQKSKWVKLQRSPTERSTYAPSANDCGHAACDRPRQSISSDLFSQTVINCPFKSKPAAHGSLTDICAEFKDIK
- the LOC133975899 gene encoding uncharacterized protein C7orf50 homolog isoform X2 yields the protein MAKDKSLKSASDLSKKKKKLGSNEVTVNIEDTMDVEVKGKRRKKEVEAPEEIPQETITDEKKQKKKKKKLSLNEVDVNIEDTMDVEVKRKRRKNKVEEAPEEIPQETITDEKKQKGKRRKKKEVEEAPEEIPQETITDEKKQKKEKKHKKKRAAEEAQISDPPSPAEPTLELEGEEDLSPEEKRVMERKMKKILKKEEKKKLKAEGETEKRTEESGPTAPQQALVYLTCWAEKRGEWKFQKTRQTWLLQHMFDSDKIPDENFSVLLQYLEGLRGGSKDMTVKKALALVEESGKAPEDEAVQQRAHRAREAIQLLT
- the LOC133975899 gene encoding uncharacterized protein C7orf50 homolog isoform X3, whose amino-acid sequence is MAKDKSLKSASDLSKKKKKLGSNEVTVNIEDTMDVEVKGKRRKKEVEEAPEEIPQETITDEKKQKKKKKKLSLNEVDVNIEDTMDVEVKRKRRKNKVEEAPEEIPQETITDEKKQKGKRRKKKEVEAPEEIPQETITDEKKQKKEKKHKKKRAAEEAQISDPPSPAEPTLELEGEEDLSPEEKRVMERKMKKILKKEEKKKLKAEGETEKRTEESGPTAPQQALVYLTCWAEKRGEWKFQKTRQTWLLQHMFDSDKIPDENFSVLLQYLEGLRGGSKDMTVKKALALVEESGKAPEDEAVQQRAHRAREAIQLLT
- the LOC133975899 gene encoding uncharacterized protein C7orf50 homolog isoform X1, with product MAKDKSLKSASDLSKKKKKLGSNEVTVNIEDTMDVEVKGKRRKKEVEEAPEEIPQETITDEKKQKKKKKKLSLNEVDVNIEDTMDVEVKRKRRKNKVEEAPEEIPQETITDEKKQKGKRRKKKEVEEAPEEIPQETITDEKKQKKEKKHKKKRAAEEAQISDPPSPAEPTLELEGEEDLSPEEKRVMERKMKKILKKEEKKKLKAEGETEKRTEESGPTAPQQALVYLTCWAEKRGEWKFQKTRQTWLLQHMFDSDKIPDENFSVLLQYLEGLRGGSKDMTVKKALALVEESGKAPEDEAVQQRAHRAREAIQLLT
- the LOC133975899 gene encoding uncharacterized protein C7orf50 homolog isoform X4 translates to MAKDKSLKSASDLSKKKKKLGSNEVTVNIEDTMDVEVKGKRRKKEVEEAPEEIPQETITDEKKQKKKKKKLSLNEVDVNIEDTMDVEVKRKRRKNKVEAPEEIPQETITDEKKQKGKRRKKKEVEEAPEEIPQETITDEKKQKKEKKHKKKRAAEEAQISDPPSPAEPTLELEGEEDLSPEEKRVMERKMKKILKKEEKKKLKAEGETEKRTEESGPTAPQQALVYLTCWAEKRGEWKFQKTRQTWLLQHMFDSDKIPDENFSVLLQYLEGLRGGSKDMTVKKALALVEESGKAPEDEAVQQRAHRAREAIQLLT